In Calonectris borealis chromosome Z, bCalBor7.hap1.2, whole genome shotgun sequence, a single genomic region encodes these proteins:
- the HSDL2 gene encoding hydroxysteroid dehydrogenase-like protein 2, with amino-acid sequence MLPNTGKLAGCTLFITGASRGIGKAIALKAAKDGANIVIAAKTAEPHPTLPGTIYTAAAEIEAAGGKALPCIVNVREEQQIIKAVEKAVKTFGGIDILVNNASAISLTGTLETETKKVNLMMDVNVRGTYLTSKTCLPHLRKSRNPHILNLSPPMNLNPMWFKNHCAYTISKYGMSMCVLGMAEEFRGEVAVNALWPKTAIHTAAMDMLGGSGIEKQCRKTDILADAAYCILTKPKSFTGNFIIDEVLLREEGVKDFDVYAIAPGHPLMPDFFLDVETDTADVKQESHGVSQALKEEKKLSGSQHEGPDGAKVNTAKPSGPVAETFRVIQGAMSEEHVRTTQGVFQFELSGDDAGTWYIDLKTKGGSAGFGKPPVAADVVMSMSSADFVKMFTGKLKPTLAFMSGKLRIKGNMALAIKLEKMLTQLNSKL; translated from the exons ATGCTGCCCAACACGGG GAAACTAGCAGGATGCACTCTCTTCATCACGGGCGCAAGCCGGGGCATTGGCAAAGCCATTGCTTTGAAAGCTGCCAAGGATGGTGCAAACATTGTGATAGCTGCCAAGACAGCCGAGCCCCATCCGACTCTTCCAGGGACTATCTACACTGCTGCAGCCGAGA TTGAAGCGGCTGGAGGAAAGGCTTTGCCATGCATCGTTAATGTGAGGGAAGAACAGCAAATTATTAAGGCCGTGGAGAAAGCTGTGAAGACTTTTGGAG GGATTGATATTTTGGTGAACAATGCAAGCGCCATCTCTTTGACTGGCACTTTGGAAACAGAAACGAAGAAGGTCAATCTTATGATGGATGTCAATGTCCGAGGAACCTACCTTAC ATCTAAAACATGCCTTCCCCACTTGAGGAAGAGTAGGAACCCCCATATCCTGAACCTCAGCCCACCTATGAATCTGAATCCCATGTGGTTCAAAAATCATTGTG CTTACACCATTTCTAAATATGGGATGTCCATGTGTGTCTTGGGAATGGCAGAAGAATTTAGAGGAGAAGTTGCTGTCAATGCTTTATGGCCTAAAACag CCATACATACAGCTGCTATGGATATGCTGGGAGGATCTGGAATAGAAAAACAGTGCAGGAAAACGGACATCCTTGCAGATGCTGCGTATTGCattttaacaaaaccaaaaagtttcaCTGGAAACTTCATTATTGATGAAGTTCTGCTGCGAGAAGAAGGCGTTAAGGATTTTGATGTCTATGCCATTGCACCAG gtCACCCCCTGATGCCTGACTTCTTCTTAGATGTTGAAACTGACACGGCAGACGTGAAACAAGAAAGCCACG GTGTTTCCCAGGCattgaaagaggagaagaaactaAGCGGATCCCAGCATGAAGGACCAGATGGAGCTAAGGTCAACACAGCCAAGCCATCGGGTCCTGTTGCAGAAACGTTCAGAGTTATTCAGGGGGCAATGAGTGAAGAGCACGTGAGAACTACTCAGGGCGTCTTCCAGTTTGAATTATCTG GTGATGACGCAGGCACTTGGTACATTGACCTGAAAACCAAGGGTGGGAGCGCTGGTTTCGGAAAGCCTCCTGTGGCGGCTGATGTGGTTATGAGCATGTCGAGCGCCGACTTTGTGAAGATGTTCACAG gTAAACTAAAGCCAACCCTGGCCTTCATGTCAGGAAAATTAAGGATTAAAGGTAACATGGCGCTAGCAATAAAGCTGGAGAAGATGCTGACACAGCTTAACTCTAAACTGTGA